The Podospora pseudopauciseta strain CBS 411.78 chromosome 2 map unlocalized CBS411.78m_2, whole genome shotgun sequence genome has a window encoding:
- a CDS encoding uncharacterized protein (EggNog:ENOG503P6SQ; COG:S), translating to MPSEDYRAAVPGTLKLKGVSNNPAAIKKKKKKSKSKPSDLEKNLSTGPPADKPTPEPTPDSEKQLQRRSPSQEPPPENGENDDNDPPKTEAERRFLEAKRKRLQELTSSGKLRPELLKTHKQRVEELNSHLSRLSEHHDMPKIGPG from the exons ATGCCCTCAGAAGACTACCGCGCCGCAGTCCCCGGCACTCTCAAACTAAAAGGCGTCTCCAACAACCCTGCCGCCataaaaaagaagaagaaaaaatcCAAATCCAAACCCTCCGACCTAGAAAAGAATCTCTCTACCGGTCCCCCAGCAGACAAACCAACACCCGAACCCACCCCCGACTCAGAAAAACAACTCCAACGCCGCTCACCATCCCaagaaccaccaccagaaaaCGGGGAGAACGACGATAATGATCCCCCAAAGACAGAAGCAGAGCGCAGGTTCCTAGAGGCAAAGCGCAAGAGG TTACAAGAACTCACCTCCTCGGGCAAACTCCGCCCCGAGCTCCTCAAAACCCACAAGCAGCGCGTCGAGGAGCTGAATTCCCACCTCTCCAGGCTGAGCGAGCACCACGATATGCCAAAGATTGGGCCCGGTTAA
- a CDS encoding uncharacterized protein (EggNog:ENOG503P8WR), translating into MSEWIGTDGLYSASLLSCDPPEPTFTREWAVNFIAVDASSSWDATYTIMQEFTGDANLWSIPESGIPPNFVQTAVKCAGCAEPTVTITCPNVLGTEAAVVVGNGVWATVAPEAGAAVNGEPGRVAAVWGGEWAGDGDWELVASGEGPDFGLSGSLLGESGDGNGEEAVVEGGGASAAGVAAAPAGINVPTGTEEKVAFATAGAGSLTLKRGLMWGLALGLVAFF; encoded by the exons ATGTC TGAGTGGATAGGCACCGACGGACTATACTCcgcctctctcctctcctgcgACCCCCCCGAGCCTACTTTTACCCGTGAATGGGCCGTCAATTTTATCGCTGTTGACGCGAGCTCTTCCTGGGATGCTACTTATACGATTATGCAAGAGTTCACTGGCGATGCCAACCTCTGGTCTATCCCCGAGAGCGGGATCCCCCCCAACTTTGTCCAGACTGCCGTCAAGTGTGCCGGGTGCGCCGAGCCGACTGTTACGATCACTTGCCCGAATGTTTTGGGGACAGaggctgctgttgtggtgggCAATGGTGTTTGGGCTACTGTTGCGCCTGAGGCTGGTGCTGCGGTGAATGGTGAGCCGGGACGGGTTGCGGCTGTTTGGGGTGGTGAATGGGCAGGGGATGGTGATTGGGAGCTTGTGGCTTCTGGGGAGGGGCCTGACTTTGGGTTGAGCGGTAGTCTCTTGGGTGAGTctggggatgggaatggggaggaggctgttgttgagggtggtggtgcgtcggctgctggtgttgctgctgccccggCGGGGATTAATGTGCCTACTGggacggaggagaaggttgctTTTGCTACTGCTGGAGCGGGGAGCTTGACGCTcaagagggggttgatgtgggGGCTTgctttggggttggtggcttTCTTCTAG
- a CDS encoding uncharacterized protein (EggNog:ENOG503NWV9; COG:G), whose amino-acid sequence MLKLEMWPITHLFLLLAPSWTSPGSVVSGTTVSSTQSITDGEPSLLSAFTVPAAFPTSVFQNYYVTPGPTTDSQPQPVIIDPVSNVTFPFNLTNPDRTPTHGLDPILYPPALANLTYKDANTLVHDAINSIWAILETSTSDNCSKCTASLLVGQTVARFAPARLPEVMISLCIGTGFQTAAVCEQTYQAATYGAPWTQVLTFANVSGLDGQYICAWLSPTFCPPPTVVPYKVQFPKPRPEKTKTPSRSGKRVKVLHLSDLHLDTRYKTGSEANCTAGMCCRISSTHFSNLNSTQAVINQPAPLFGSYKCDSPYYLALAALQSILPLTGVSIENPPAFTLYSGDLVAHEIESASGREYVHSTEVSVWQMFKAYIGGPIYAALGNHDSVPTNLESPHSIDRNGPLGQQFSWHYDHISKLWEHYGWIDNATQTQASLHYGGYSIGHPLGLRIITINTDFWYQANNFAFLHADNPDYSGIFSFLVEELQKAEDEGQRVWIMGHVPTGWQGQNALPGGSDAFYQIIERYSPHVISNVFFGHTHEDQVSIFYSNNGTLQTAYDALVTAWTGPSLTPLTNLNSGYRLYEVDTGTWEIFEAYTYYADVNTFTTLNGTGPVFQLEYSTREAYSPAGDWPEGEPLNATFWHRVTEAMEKDKGLVSLFNTYQGKSSIRSPNCTSDACAAGKICYIRSGSTALGRACPQGFGSVQSPYTGVNF is encoded by the exons ATGTTAAAATTGGAAATGTGGCCAATCACTcatctctttcttctcttggcCCCCTCCTGGACATCACCTGGCTCGGTTGTTTCAGGGACTACTGTGTCATCTACGCAGAGTATCACAGATGGCGAACCGAGTCTCCTATCTGCGTTCACCGTACCTGCTGCTTTTCCGACTTCGGTGTTTCAGAACTACTATG TCACCCCTGGGCCGACCACGGACAGTCAACCTCAACCCGTGATTATTGACCCGGTGTCAAACGTGACCTTCCCTTTTAACCTCACAAACCCAGACAGGACACCGACTCATGGTCTGGACCCAATTCTGTATCCCCCAGCTCTGGCCAACCTGACATACAAAGATGCCAACACCCTAGTCCACGATGCCATCAACTCAATCTGGGCCATCTTGGAAACCAGCACATCAGACAACTGCTCCAAATGCACAGCTTCCCTGTTGGTCGGTCAAACCGTGGCCAGATTTGCGCCTGCGCGGTTGCCTGAGGTTATGATATCCCTTTGCATTGGGACAGGATTTCAAACAGCAGCTGTGTGTGAGCAGACATACCAGGCCGCCACTTACGGCGCTCCATGGACACAGGTGTTGACTTTTGCCAATGTATCGGGACTGGATGGACAGTATATCTGCGCCTGGCTGAGTCCTACTTTCTGCCCTCCACCTACAGTCGTTCCATATAAAGTCCAGTTTCCAAAACCAAGGCCGGAAAaaaccaaaacaccatccaGGAGCGGGAAAAGAGTCAAGGTCCTGCACCTGTCGGACCTTCACCTGGACACCCGATACAAAACTGGTTCTGAAGCAAACTGTACTGCTGGGATGTGTTGCAGGATCTCCTCAACCCACTTTTCGAACTTGAACTCAACTCAAGCTGTTATCAATCAGCCGGCACCACTTTTTGGTTCTTACAAGTGTGATTCGCCCTACTACCTAGCACTTGCCGCGCTCCAATCCATTCTGCCCCTGACTGGTGTTTCAATCGAGAACCCACCAGCGTTTACTTTGTACAGTGGCGACTTGGTTGCCCATGAAATAGAAAGTGCGAGCGGAAGAGAATATGTGCACTCCACGGAGGTGTCCGTTTGGCAAATGTTCAAGGCATACATCGGGGGGCCCATCTATGCGGCACTTGGT AACCACGACTCAGTCCCAACCAACCTCGAAAGTCCTCACTCCATCGACCGCAACGGGCCTCTCGGCCAACAATTCTCCTGGCACTACGATCATATCTCCAAGCTCTGGGAGCACTATGGTTGGATCGACAATGCTACTCAGACCCAAGCTTCTTTGCATTATGGCGGCTACTCTATTGGCCATCCGCTGGGCTTGAGGATTATTACAATCAACACCGATTTTTGGTACCAAGCCAATAATTTTGCATTTCTACATGCTGACAACCCAGACTACTCGGGAATTTTCTCCTTTCTCGTGGAAGAGCTTCAGAAAGCTGAGGACGAAGGCCAACGGGTATGGATCATGGGCCATGTGCCCACCGGCTGGCAGGGCCAAAATGCTCTCCCTGGGGGGTCGGATGCTTTCTATCAAATCATTGAGCGATACTCTCCGCATGTAATTTCTAACGTGTTTTTCGGTCACACCCATGAAG ACCAAGTTTCCATTTTCTACAGTAACAATGGAACTTTACAAACAGCATATGATGCTCTTGTTACGGCATGGACCGGCCCCTCATTGACCCCGTTAACCAACCTGAACTCGGGTTACCGCCTGTACGAAGTCGACACTGGCACATGGGAAATATTCGAAGCCTACACTTACTACGCTGACGTCAACACCTTCACTACTCTCAATGGTACCGGGCCAGTCTTCCAACTGGAATACTCTACACGCGAGGCCTACAGTCCAGCGGGAGACTGGCCTGAGGGCGAACCTCTAAACGCCACGTTTTGGCATCGAGTCACAGAAGCCATGGAAAAGGACAAAGGGCTGGTCAGTCTGTTCAACACCTACCAAGGGAAGAGTAGTATCAGGAGTCCAAACTGTACAAGTGATGCTTGCGCAGCAGGGAAGATCTGCTACATAAGGAGTGGCAGCACTGCCTTGGGAAGGGCTTGTCCGCAAGGCTTTGGCAGTGTCCAAAGCCCATACACCGGCGTCAACTTCTGA
- a CDS encoding uncharacterized protein (EggNog:ENOG503P2H1) produces MPARRKAKSKPPKARHRKATRDPTPEEEYQIRSILDEKVERGKLLYLIDWEDSPEGQTYDPTWEPAKHVNEVAINEWEAEKKKKKLLAGEGQESRKRPASSLPEAAEDENEEDDARPAKRAKGNDSGYTSPELELGVEVDNIPDKAGRQLVLDIHPPSQVDPNDYQLFTASQLSSQNSSQLDSTSHTDSNEASSGKVLSQRTIPDSQATGESELSSTIPEIVLASQSQGRRVGSLEREEQQALDSQVASEQSQQAEGEQQVEEHQQKVGQSQQEEQQRKEQQKSSWEEPQVSKTLDHDEETTSESLIPSRQPDPLHQPVNHNTPQAFRDENNHSQSSSVSGFLTQPDYPHLSNDPFGGVESAVAEAYQGSEVNRDSQVAISQQRRTPAPIENSSIPSVSNAPRADSPQVTSLEISSSSWQSQQAQLVDSFVPLSSHLNQIRTQSQELSQRVEEFVPETAQKERTLVSNSEHHKTTCQ; encoded by the exons ATGCCTGCCAGAAGAAAGGCCAAGTCCAAACCGCCCAAAGCCAGACATCGCAAGGCCACACGCGATCCCACTCCTGAAGAGGAGTACCAAATCCGCAGCATCCTCGACGAGAAGGTCGAGCGCGGCAAGCTCCTGTACTTGATAGACTGGGAGGATAGCCCCGAGGGGCAGACCTACGATCCAACCTGG GAGCCTGCCAAGCACGTAAACGAGGTAGCCATCAACGAGtgggaggccgagaagaagaagaagaagctcctcGCTGGGGAAGGTCAGGAGAGCAGAAAGCGACCAGCAAGCTCTCTGCCCGAAGccgccgaggacgagaaCGAGGAAGACGACGCGAGACCTGCGAAGAGGGCCAAGGGCAACGACTCTGGCTATACATCGCCAGAGCTAgagcttggggttgaagttgaTAATATTCCTGACAAGGCAGGGAGGCAGCTTGTACTGGATATTCATCCGCCGTCACAAGTGGATCCTAACGACTATCAGTTGTTTACAGCATCTCAGCTCTCGTCTCAAAACAGCAGTCAGCTCGATTCCACATCCCATACCGATAGCAACGAGGCCTCATCTGGAAAGGTTCTCAGCCAGCGAACCATACCTGATTCCCAAGCCACTGGCGAGTCGGAGCTCAGTTCAACGATCCCGGAGATTGTGCTGGCTAGCCAATCGCAAGGACGGAGAGTGGGTTCTCTCGAGCGTGAGGAGCAACAAGCGTTGGATTCTCAAGTCGCGAGCGAACAATCGCAGCAGGCAGAGGGTGAGCAACAGGTCGAAGAGCACCAGCAGAAGGTGGGGCAGAGCCAGCAAGAAGAGCAACAGCGCAAGGAGCAACAAAAATCCAGCTGGGAAGAACCTCAAGTATCGAAAACGTTGGATCACGACGAGGAGACGACATCAGAGTCTCTGATACCATCGCGCCAACCTGATCCATTACATCAACCTGTCAACCACAACACGCCACAGGCGTTTCGAGACGAGAATAACCATTCACAGAGCAGCTCCGTGTCGGGGTTCTTGACGCAGCCCGACTACCCTCACCTCAGCAACGACCCCTTCGGCGGAGTGGAGTCTGCTGTGGCTGAGGCTTACCAAGGCAGCGAAGTGAATCGAGATAGTCAAGTTGCGATTAGCCAACAACGCCGCACGCCTGCACCCATCGAAAACTCCTCCATCCCAAGTGTGAGCAACGCGCCGCGAGCTGATTCACCACAGGTCACCTCACTAGAGATCTCGAGCTCCAGTTGGCAGTCGCAGCAAGCGCAGTTGGTGGATTCATTTGTGCCACTTTCGAGCCACTTGAACCAAATTCGAACTCAAAGCCAGGAGTTGAGCCAAAGGGTCGAAGAGTTCGTTCCCGAAACGGCGCAAAAAGAGAGGACTCTGGTTTCCAACAGCGAACACCACAAAACCACCTGTCAGTGA
- a CDS encoding uncharacterized protein (COG:S; EggNog:ENOG503P3Z0): protein MGPTPPSGKQSDAVVDLRSALPDWMLHPEPEPEPQPELEPELAVHQSHNPEPSFPVSEEAQSQPPPPPQPQQSSFPVSEEAQLQHTEPAFPMSDMTHLHHPQPSILSEAGPGPGPSSPSIAVPISSRSLPRRDAVEELREAIGLHDGSLFEASQSHYPEEALTLSSTELPVIGSHHQHNTEMEYENLPTTVAPSDLTTSVDLSHGVGEGLAMSNPLFTVHDVQPLGTAEVDSDHDAAHDIDENPIELRQFVVTLPMAANTRSLYVDVIAQNLQAMTEFGDVYCEPGLQAPDDALTAKIDAFFRRLNDLVDLPAFDDDTFHQLNSEGMLKHAINSNSKFSFVYEFLKTLRWLNDRILIVARPGRTLKYLEEIVAQEVPLSQLNKTYAVLSTESPEHVSEAARVIVAEAGQDLSKIGGQLDVVILFDHEARQVDLPPKLSCESTIFLSLATICSLEHILLQLREMPSYPDMSPLEISNALCQVTALLVRHLKDPEYAPPPHEVAAAFASFLENPENDIDYVSQPLPISVDEMWESQPQTQADNGELGRRKRPLDDDQDMMSKRRKTTRASSSVPMSELLRDTLARHPVNNERSAEMAEVPVAQLEGMAYQIFKLENRVDDLSTVNAKLRAHTDPLEKELESWRGTLNTLHVRYTEALNDRSDFEKECKQANKVAAAATEKLENVKAEVASLKEHNKALEFKLAEATLAMEQSTVPDIARFAQLEKELAETKARAEKAEKKAAALSNEADFVRQNYQNASSYQQEQNHEMKRLREEIAVLTTRANENIVKIQQIHAANELDYHQRQLAELQDMVRDRERELDLLRTENQQLKSGRRETRGGSTPRSPRIGAMGGVMPSPRPGRGGAGSRGTSPAAAASSDPAVPGMAYAPTGANGRRHHLREHLRD, encoded by the exons ATGGGGCCAACGCCGCCATCTGGCAAGCAGTCCGACGCTGTCGTAGATCTGAGATCAGCCCTACCAGACTGGATGCTGCATCCAGAACCTGAACCAGAACCGCAGCCAGAGTTAGAGCCAGAGTTGGCAGTCCACCAGTCGCATAACCCAGAGCCTTCATTTCCAGTATCGGAAGAGGCTCAGTcgcaacctccaccacccccacaacctcaacaatCTTCATTTCCCGTTTCGGAAGAAGCCCAGCTGCAGCACACAGAGCCTGCATTTCCAATGTCCGACATGACCCATTTACATCACCCGCAGCCGTCAATCTTATCCGAGGCCGGTCCAGGTCcaggtccttcttctccctccatTGCGGTACCAATATCAAGCCGGAGCCTTCCTCGGCGTGACGCAGTGGAAGAATTGCGAGAAGCCATCGGTCTTCACGATGGCAGTTTATTTGAGGCCTCACAAAGCCACTACCCTGAGGAAGCCCTCACGCTTTCTTCCACCGAGCTCCCTGTTATCGgcagccatcatcagcacAACACCGAGATGGAGTATGAGAATCTACCAACGACAGTTGCTCCGTCGGATCTAACGACCTCTGTGGATCTCTCACACGGTGTAGGCGAAGGCCTAGCCATGTCGAACCCTCTGTTCACGGTTCACGATGTACAACCACTGGGGACCGCCGAGGTGGATTCCGATCACGACGCGGCACACGACATCGATGAAAACCCTATTGAGCTTCGACAATTCGTGGTAACCCTACCCATGGCGGCCAACACCCGGTCGCTCTATGTTGATGTTATTGCTCAAAACCTGCAGGCGATGACTGAGTTTGGCGATGTCTACTGCGAACCAGGCTTGCAAGCTCCGGACGATGCTCTGACGGCCAAGATTGATGCCTTTTTCAGGCGATTGAACGACCTGGTTGACCTCCCAGCATTCGACGACGACACATTCCATCAACTCAACTCTGAAGGCATGCTGAAGCATGCTATCAATTCCAACAGCAAGTTCTCCTTTGTCTATGAGTTTCTCAAGACGCTGCGGTGGCTCAACGACCGCATCTTAATCGTGGCACGCCCAGGAAGGACCCTGAAATACCTTGAGGAAATCGTCGCACAAGAGGTTCCCTTGTCCCAGCTGAACAAGACGTATGCAGTCTTGAGTACCGAGTCGCCGGAGCACGTCAGCGAGGCGGCCAGGGTGATTGTGGCAgaagctggccaagatcTTTCCAAGATTGGCGGGCAACTCGATGTCGTCATTCTCTTCGACCATGAAGCCAGGCAGGTCGACCTGCCTCCCAAGCTCAGTTGCGAATCGACAATATTCCTGTCCCTCGCCACCATTTGCTCTTTGGAGCACATTTTACTACAGCTCCGTGAAATGCCTTCGTATCCCGATATGTCACCTCTGGAGATTAGCAATGCGCTTTGCCAGGTGACCGCATTGCTGGTCAGGCATCTCAAGGACCCCGAATAcgcacctccacctcatGAGGTTGCCGCAGCATTTGCCAGCTTTCTGGAAAACCCCGAGAACGATATTGATTACGTgtctcaacccctcccaatTAGTGTGGACGAGATGTGGGAGtcacaaccccaaactcAAGCTGATAATGGCGAGTTGGGTCGTCGGAAGCGTCCCTTGGATGATGACCAAGATATGATGTCGAAGCGTCGAAAGACCACGCGAGCTTCGTCCTCGGTGCCCATGTCTGAGCTGCTGAGAGACACTTTGGCGCGCCACCCTGTTAATAACGAGCGGTCGGCAGAGATGGCCGAAGTGCCGGTTGCCCAGTTGGAGGGTATGGCGTACCAA ATATTCAAGCTTGAGAACCGGGTTGACGATCTCAGCACCGTGAACGCGAAGTTGCGTGCACATACTGATCCTCTAGAGAAGGAACTTGAGTCATGGAGAGGCACCCTCAACACGCTTCACGTGAGATATACAGAAGCTCTCAACGACCGGTCCGACTTTGAGAAGGAATGCAAGCAGGCCAACAAGGTCGCGGCAGCAGCCACGGAGAAGCTCGAGAATGTCAAGGCCGAGGTCGCGTCGCTCAAGGAGCATAACAAGGCGCTTGAATTCAAGCTTGCCGAGGCCACACTGGCGATGGAACAGTCAACCGTCCCAGACATTGCCCGGTTTGCCCAGCTCGAGAAGGAACTCGCCGAAACCAAAGCCAGGGCAGAaaaggctgagaagaaggctgctgcctTGTCAAACGAAGCCGACTTTGTCCGTCAGAATTACCAGAACGCCTCCAGTTATCAACAGGAGCAGAACCACGAGATGAAGAGGCTCAGGGAAGAGATTGCAGTTCTCACTACGCGGGCCAACGAGAATATCGTCAAGATTCAGCAGATTCATGCAGCCAATGAGCTGGATTATCATCAGCGTCAACTTGCCGAACTACAGGACATGGTCCGGGATCGCGAAAGGGAGCTGGATCTTTTGAGGACGGAGAATCAACAGCTCAAGAGCGGCCGTAGGGAAACGAGGGGAGGAAGTACCCCGCGCAGCCCGCGGATAGGCGCCATGGGAGGGGTGATGCCCAGCCCGAGAcctggaaggggtggtgctggcagCAGGGGGACTAGTCCTGCCGCTGCGGCGAGTTCGGATCCTGCCGTGCCCGGTATGGCCTACGCGCCGACTGGGGCGAATGGGCGGCGGCATCACCTTCGCGAACACCTTCGCGATTAG